Genomic window (Streptomyces yatensis):
TCGACGCGGTCCTGATCGCCGGCGGACTGCCCGCGATCGGCCCCGGCACCGACGTGGACGCCGTCTACCGGACCGCCTATCCGCGGATGGAGCGCAAGACCCTCGCCCACTACGCCCGCTATCCGCGGGACGCGGACACCGTCCGGGCCCTGGTGCGGCATCTGGCCGACCACGAGGAGGTCCTGACGGACGGGTCCCGGCTCACCGTCCCCGCCCTCCAGCAGCTCGGCTTCCTGCTCGGCACCGGCGACGGATCGCACCGGCTGCACTACCTCCTGGAGGACGCGTTCGTCCCCACCGCCGACGGGCCGCGGCTGAGCGACGCCTTCCGCGAGCAGGCGGCGGCCGTCCTCTCGCGCGCCGCCACCCCGCTCTACAGCCTCCTGCTGGAGGCGACCTACGCCCAGGACGGCCGGGCCACGAACTGGTCCGCGGAGCGGGTCCGCGCCGAATTCCCCGCGTTCGACGCCGGTAAGGCGGTCACGGAGGACCGCCCGGTGCTCCTTACGGGCGAGACGGTGCACCCCTGGATGCTGGACACCCACGCCGCGCTGCGTCCGCTGCGCGAGACCGCCGAGCTGCTCGCCGCGCGCACCGGCTGGGGCCCGCTGTACGACACCGAGCGGCTGGCCCGTAACACCGTGCCGGTGGCCGCCGTGATCTACCACGACGACCTGTACGTGGACACGGGGCACTCCCTGGCCACCGCGCGGGCGATCCGGGGCCTGCGCACCTGGGTGACGGACGAGTTCGAGCACGACGGGATCCGGGCCGGTGGCCGCCGGGTGCTGGACCGGCTGTTGTGGCTGGTGCGTGACGCGAGGGGATGAGGAGCGGTGGCGGCCCCACATGGTTGTGCGGCGCCCGGTTTCCTAGCCACTTCCCTAATTACCATTGCCCACGACCCCCGGACCCCTTAGGTTGAGCGGCGAATTAATCCTGCTTAACTGGCCGCTTATCGCGAAGACTTGGGGAGTCACCGTGCGCAGACGCATACGGAGCCGCATACGCAGCCGCATCTCCCTGCGCACCGCGGCCGCCGCCGGAGGCATCGTCCTGGCGGCGGCCGCAGCCATGACCGGGCCGGCCACCGCCTCGCCCGGAGCGGCCGGCCCGCGGTGGGCGGCCGGTTCGTCCGGCCCGGCCGACGCGGCCTCCTCGCAGCGCGCCCTGGACGTGGAGTACTTCACCGGGCCGGGCGCCCACCCCCGCCACACCGAGGTCCCGGCGGCCGCCCCCGAGCGGCTGAACCGCGCCGCCCGCTCGCTGTCCGCCAAGGAGGCCGCCGCCGACGGCAAGGTCACCTCGCTCATCGGCAACGGCACCACGGCCGACAAGCTGGACGTCGTCTTCATCGGCGACGGCTACACCGCGGGCCAGCAGGCGGACTTCCAGGCCGACGCGCGCTCCAAGTGGGACCAGATGTCCGCCGTGCAGCCGTACGCCTCGTACAAGGACCTCTTCAACGTCTGGACCGTGGACGCCGTCTCCAACCAGTCCGGCGTCTCCGGCGACCCGTCCAGGGACGTCGTCAAGGACACCGCCCTCGGCTCGTACTTCTGGTGCGACGACATCGAGCGGCTGCTGTGCGTCGACACCGCCAAGGTCGAGTCGTACGCGGCCAAGGCGCCCGCGGCCGATCTCGTGGTCGTCCTGGGCAACTCCACCAAGTACGGCGGCGCGGGCTACACCCTCACCTCGCAGGTCGGCTACGACGGCATCGCCACCGCCTCCTCCGACCACGCCGACTCCGACCAGATCGCGGTCCATGAGACCGGCCACTCGCTCGGCAAACTGGCCGACGAGTACTTCTACCCGGAGTACGGCACCTACACCGGTGCCGAGCCCGACGAGGGCAACGCCACGAAGCTGACCGCGGCGCAGATGACCGCCCAGCAGAAGAAGTGGTACCGCTGGATCGGCCAGACCTCGCCCGACGGCGGCACGGTCGGCGCCTACGAGGGCGGCCGCTACTACCCCAAGGGCATCAACCGCCCCACCGACAACTCGATCATGCGCACCCTGGGGCGGGAGTTCAGCCTCCCCGGCCGCGAGGCGATGATCGCGGGCTTCAACCGCCACGCCAGCGTGCTCAGCAGCCGTACGGCCACCACCACCGCCCTCAAGCGGTCGGCGGGCATCCAGGTGAGCGTCCCCAAGAGCGCGTCGCTGAAGTGGTACGTGGACGGGGTGGAGGTCACCGCCGC
Coding sequences:
- a CDS encoding alpha/beta fold hydrolase, whose amino-acid sequence is MQQASTAVPAGPGAVTTVRQPELLLADYHFDVPLDHKAPEGELIRLYAREVVAAGKSGAERDRLPWLVYLQGGPGCGADRPVGRYGWLDRALDEYRVLLLDQRGTGRSTPANRQTLPLRGGPAEQAEYLSHFRADAIVRDCELIRRRLIGDRPWTVLGQSFGGFCAVSYLSQAPEGLDAVLIAGGLPAIGPGTDVDAVYRTAYPRMERKTLAHYARYPRDADTVRALVRHLADHEEVLTDGSRLTVPALQQLGFLLGTGDGSHRLHYLLEDAFVPTADGPRLSDAFREQAAAVLSRAATPLYSLLLEATYAQDGRATNWSAERVRAEFPAFDAGKAVTEDRPVLLTGETVHPWMLDTHAALRPLRETAELLAARTGWGPLYDTERLARNTVPVAAVIYHDDLYVDTGHSLATARAIRGLRTWVTDEFEHDGIRAGGRRVLDRLLWLVRDARG
- a CDS encoding M64 family metallopeptidase; this encodes MRRRIRSRIRSRISLRTAAAAGGIVLAAAAAMTGPATASPGAAGPRWAAGSSGPADAASSQRALDVEYFTGPGAHPRHTEVPAAAPERLNRAARSLSAKEAAADGKVTSLIGNGTTADKLDVVFIGDGYTAGQQADFQADARSKWDQMSAVQPYASYKDLFNVWTVDAVSNQSGVSGDPSRDVVKDTALGSYFWCDDIERLLCVDTAKVESYAAKAPAADLVVVLGNSTKYGGAGYTLTSQVGYDGIATASSDHADSDQIAVHETGHSLGKLADEYFYPEYGTYTGAEPDEGNATKLTAAQMTAQQKKWYRWIGQTSPDGGTVGAYEGGRYYPKGINRPTDNSIMRTLGREFSLPGREAMIAGFNRHASVLSSRTATTTALKRSAGIQVSVPKSASLKWYVDGVEVTAANGRTSVTPATLGVPGDGETHTVTAKATDGTKAVKDPALRKLLTDSRTWKVTN